From Bombus vancouverensis nearcticus chromosome 15, iyBomVanc1_principal, whole genome shotgun sequence, the proteins below share one genomic window:
- the LOC117157193 gene encoding ABC transporter G family member 20 isoform X2 — protein sequence MAGQNAVIVKNAKKTYGGGVYILNGVNLTVPKGCIYSLLGASGCGKTTLLSCVVGVRKLDYGDIWVLGGQPGTKDSGIPGPRIGYMPQDVSLVDEFSVIDALVFFGTISGMEKFEIEERYVELKDLLQLPPRDRLVKNMSGGQQRRVSFAAALLQRPELLILDEPTVGLDPVLRDNIWNHLTQITKEEGVTVIITTHYIEEAKQSDKIGLLRNGQLLAESSPNELLERFQTDSLEEAFLTLSQQQAEDSQGSNLIPDPPGEINPIYNSYDVSNGKTKRMHQSNWKTRIRALLYKNALQFLRHPGGFLFSIVLPVLEMMLFFYTVGPDPKNLKIYVVNEETGACNSQKYLGNITYYNEEQTCKFTDLSCRFIANMDDDILETKFYDNYEKAKEKLKHNHDAVGIMYFQRNFSLGMEQKLENMLTISDEVISASIIDVELHIPDREIILFVKQYLYKMLMKELEKIVQECGISKKYANIPIKFEDPIYGKMEMEFGQYVIPVFLLTMLFILATSISSSAIIVDRHSGIWDRILVQGVTTAEILITHLITQAIIIVFQVTLALYIGFEQYDMYCEGSKIGVTAMIMLEGICGMVYGLLISVSCTSHSLANYASTGTFYPLLLLCGLIWPIEGMPKFLQWLSLTMPITVPGKSLREIMQKGTDLDEPEVYSGFLVVTVWIFALAFICLLQLRYKS from the exons ATGGCAGGGCAAAATGCAGTCATCGTCAAGAATGCGAAGAAAACATATGGTGGTGGAGTATACATCTTGAATGGCGTGAATCTTACTGTTCCCAAAGGCTGTAT ATATAGCTTACTGGGAGCTAGTGGATGCGGAAAAACCACTTTACTCTCTTGCGTGGTTGGCGTCCGAAAATTGGATTATGGGGATATTTGGGTACTCGGTGGCCAGCCGGGAACCAAAGATTCTGGAATACCAGGGCCTCGTATCGGTTACATGCCGCAAGATGTTTCGCTGGTCGACGAATTTTCTGTGATTGACGCGCTTGTCTTTTTTGGAACAATCAGTGGCatggaaaaatttgaaattg aagAAAGATACGTAGAATTAAAGGATTTACTCCAACTGCCACCCAGGGACCGTTTGGTGAAGAACATGAGCGGTGGCCAGCAAAGAAGAGTATCCTTCGCAGCAGCTCTGCTTCAGAGGCCTGAACTGCTGATCCTCGATGAACCCACTGTCGGTTTAGATCCAGTTTTAAGGGACAA TATTTGGAACCACTTGACGCAGATCACAAAAGAAGAAGGTGTCACAGTGATTATCACTACGCATTATATCGAGGAAGCAAAACAATCTGATAAG ATTGGATTGCTCAGAAATGGTCAGCTGTTGGCTGAATCATCACCGAATGAATTATTGGAGCGATTTCAAACCGACTCCCTGGAGGAAGCCTTCTTAACCTTGAGTCAACAACAAGCTGAGGATTCACAAGGAAGTAATCTGATCCCTGATCCTCCAGGGGAGATTAATCCGATTTATAATTCGTACGATGTCAGCAACGGGAAGACGAAG AGGATGCATCAAAGTAACTGGAAGACGAGAATTAGGGCTTTGCTTTATAAGAATGCGCTTCAGTTTTTGCGCCATCCTGG GGGGTTCTTATTCTCAATCGTCTTACCAGTGTTGGAAATGATGCTGTTCTTTTACACGGTTGGTCCAGACCCAAAAAATCTCAAGATATATGTAGTAAACGAAGAGACTGGTGCTTGTAATAGTCAGAAATATTTAGGCAATATTACATACTACAACGAAGAGCAAACGTGCAAGTTCACCGATCTAAGTTGTAGGTTCATAGCCAACATGGACGATGATATTCTAGAGACG aaattttatgataattACGAAAAAGCGAAGGAGAAACTGAAGCATAATCATGACGCCGTTGGAATAATGTATTTTCAGAGAAATTTTTCACTTGGAATGGAACAGAAGTTAGAAAATATGCTTACTATATCTGACGAAGTTATTTCGGCTTCTATAATCGACGTCGAGTTACATATTCCAG atagagaaattattttattcgtaaAACAATACTTATATAAAATGTTGATGAAAGAGTTAGAGAAAATTGTTCAGGAATGTGGAATTAGTAAAAAGTACGCAAATATTCCAATAAAG TTTGAAGATCCGATTTATGGTAAGATGGAAATGGAGTTTGGACAATATGTCATACCAGTATTTttgctaac AATGTTATTCATTTTGGCAACATCTATTTCTTCGAGTGCAATCATAGTCGATCGTCATTCTGGCATATGGGACAGGATCTTAGTTCAAg GTGTTACCACCGCAGAGATTCTGATTACTCACTTGATAACGCAAGCTATAATCATTGTATTTCAAGTAACACTTGCGTTATATATTGGTTTCGAGCAGTATGATATGTATTGCGAAGGATCAAAGATCGGTGTCACCGCGATGATTATGCTAGAAGGAATTTGTGGAATGGTATACG GTCTCTTGATATCAGTGTCATGTACTTCTCATAGTTTGGCCAATTATGCGTCAACGGGAACTTTTTATCCATTGCTTCTTCTTTGTG GATTGATCTGGCCAATCGAGGGTATGCCGAAATTTCTTCAATGGCTTAGTTTAACGATGCCTATAACGGTACCGGGAAAGTCACTAAGGGAGATTATGCAAAAAGGGACTGACCTCGACGAGCCGGAGGTATACTCAGGATTTTTAGTGGTCACTGTGTGGATTTTTGCCCTCGCATTCATTTGTCTGCTTCAATTAAGATACAAATCTTGA
- the LOC117157193 gene encoding ABC transporter G family member 20 isoform X1: MAGQNAVIVKNAKKTYGGGVYILNGVNLTVPKGCIYSLLGASGCGKTTLLSCVVGVRKLDYGDIWVLGGQPGTKDSGIPGPRIGYMPQDVSLVDEFSVIDALVFFGTISGMEKFEIEERYVELKDLLQLPPRDRLVKNMSGGQQRRVSFAAALLQRPELLILDEPTVGLDPVLRDNIWNHLTQITKEEGVTVIITTHYIEEAKQSDKIGLLRNGQLLAESSPNELLERFQTDSLEEAFLTLSQQQAEDSQGSNLIPDPPGEINPIYNSYDVSNGKTKQRMHQSNWKTRIRALLYKNALQFLRHPGGFLFSIVLPVLEMMLFFYTVGPDPKNLKIYVVNEETGACNSQKYLGNITYYNEEQTCKFTDLSCRFIANMDDDILETKFYDNYEKAKEKLKHNHDAVGIMYFQRNFSLGMEQKLENMLTISDEVISASIIDVELHIPDREIILFVKQYLYKMLMKELEKIVQECGISKKYANIPIKFEDPIYGKMEMEFGQYVIPVFLLTMLFILATSISSSAIIVDRHSGIWDRILVQGVTTAEILITHLITQAIIIVFQVTLALYIGFEQYDMYCEGSKIGVTAMIMLEGICGMVYGLLISVSCTSHSLANYASTGTFYPLLLLCGLIWPIEGMPKFLQWLSLTMPITVPGKSLREIMQKGTDLDEPEVYSGFLVVTVWIFALAFICLLQLRYKS, translated from the exons ATGGCAGGGCAAAATGCAGTCATCGTCAAGAATGCGAAGAAAACATATGGTGGTGGAGTATACATCTTGAATGGCGTGAATCTTACTGTTCCCAAAGGCTGTAT ATATAGCTTACTGGGAGCTAGTGGATGCGGAAAAACCACTTTACTCTCTTGCGTGGTTGGCGTCCGAAAATTGGATTATGGGGATATTTGGGTACTCGGTGGCCAGCCGGGAACCAAAGATTCTGGAATACCAGGGCCTCGTATCGGTTACATGCCGCAAGATGTTTCGCTGGTCGACGAATTTTCTGTGATTGACGCGCTTGTCTTTTTTGGAACAATCAGTGGCatggaaaaatttgaaattg aagAAAGATACGTAGAATTAAAGGATTTACTCCAACTGCCACCCAGGGACCGTTTGGTGAAGAACATGAGCGGTGGCCAGCAAAGAAGAGTATCCTTCGCAGCAGCTCTGCTTCAGAGGCCTGAACTGCTGATCCTCGATGAACCCACTGTCGGTTTAGATCCAGTTTTAAGGGACAA TATTTGGAACCACTTGACGCAGATCACAAAAGAAGAAGGTGTCACAGTGATTATCACTACGCATTATATCGAGGAAGCAAAACAATCTGATAAG ATTGGATTGCTCAGAAATGGTCAGCTGTTGGCTGAATCATCACCGAATGAATTATTGGAGCGATTTCAAACCGACTCCCTGGAGGAAGCCTTCTTAACCTTGAGTCAACAACAAGCTGAGGATTCACAAGGAAGTAATCTGATCCCTGATCCTCCAGGGGAGATTAATCCGATTTATAATTCGTACGATGTCAGCAACGGGAAGACGAAG CAGAGGATGCATCAAAGTAACTGGAAGACGAGAATTAGGGCTTTGCTTTATAAGAATGCGCTTCAGTTTTTGCGCCATCCTGG GGGGTTCTTATTCTCAATCGTCTTACCAGTGTTGGAAATGATGCTGTTCTTTTACACGGTTGGTCCAGACCCAAAAAATCTCAAGATATATGTAGTAAACGAAGAGACTGGTGCTTGTAATAGTCAGAAATATTTAGGCAATATTACATACTACAACGAAGAGCAAACGTGCAAGTTCACCGATCTAAGTTGTAGGTTCATAGCCAACATGGACGATGATATTCTAGAGACG aaattttatgataattACGAAAAAGCGAAGGAGAAACTGAAGCATAATCATGACGCCGTTGGAATAATGTATTTTCAGAGAAATTTTTCACTTGGAATGGAACAGAAGTTAGAAAATATGCTTACTATATCTGACGAAGTTATTTCGGCTTCTATAATCGACGTCGAGTTACATATTCCAG atagagaaattattttattcgtaaAACAATACTTATATAAAATGTTGATGAAAGAGTTAGAGAAAATTGTTCAGGAATGTGGAATTAGTAAAAAGTACGCAAATATTCCAATAAAG TTTGAAGATCCGATTTATGGTAAGATGGAAATGGAGTTTGGACAATATGTCATACCAGTATTTttgctaac AATGTTATTCATTTTGGCAACATCTATTTCTTCGAGTGCAATCATAGTCGATCGTCATTCTGGCATATGGGACAGGATCTTAGTTCAAg GTGTTACCACCGCAGAGATTCTGATTACTCACTTGATAACGCAAGCTATAATCATTGTATTTCAAGTAACACTTGCGTTATATATTGGTTTCGAGCAGTATGATATGTATTGCGAAGGATCAAAGATCGGTGTCACCGCGATGATTATGCTAGAAGGAATTTGTGGAATGGTATACG GTCTCTTGATATCAGTGTCATGTACTTCTCATAGTTTGGCCAATTATGCGTCAACGGGAACTTTTTATCCATTGCTTCTTCTTTGTG GATTGATCTGGCCAATCGAGGGTATGCCGAAATTTCTTCAATGGCTTAGTTTAACGATGCCTATAACGGTACCGGGAAAGTCACTAAGGGAGATTATGCAAAAAGGGACTGACCTCGACGAGCCGGAGGTATACTCAGGATTTTTAGTGGTCACTGTGTGGATTTTTGCCCTCGCATTCATTTGTCTGCTTCAATTAAGATACAAATCTTGA